One window from the genome of Pandoraea fibrosis encodes:
- the folE gene encoding GTP cyclohydrolase I FolE, whose translation MEQLFGDGDWRRFLASVGEDPDRSGLQETPQRVRLAWEHWTQGYRQDPAEVLKVFEDGAQMYNELIIVRNIPVYSHCEHHLAPFFGQATIGYVPAGRIVGLSKLTRLVDCFAKRLQVQERLTTQVANALMTHLQPKAVGVILTCRHLCMESRGIRTPGEESVTSAMLGELQPNLALRTEFLSLARMK comes from the coding sequence ATGGAGCAGCTTTTTGGAGACGGCGACTGGCGTCGATTTTTGGCAAGTGTTGGTGAAGACCCGGATCGCTCGGGGTTGCAGGAAACGCCGCAACGCGTGAGGCTGGCGTGGGAGCACTGGACTCAAGGCTATCGTCAGGATCCGGCGGAAGTCCTGAAAGTCTTCGAGGACGGGGCGCAGATGTACAACGAACTGATTATCGTGCGCAACATCCCGGTGTATAGCCATTGTGAACATCATCTTGCGCCGTTCTTCGGGCAAGCAACGATCGGCTATGTGCCGGCAGGGCGTATCGTGGGGCTGTCCAAGTTGACCCGGCTGGTGGACTGTTTCGCCAAGCGGTTGCAGGTTCAGGAGCGTCTGACGACGCAAGTCGCCAATGCTTTGATGACGCACCTGCAACCCAAGGCAGTCGGCGTGATCCTGACTTGCCGTCATTTATGCATGGAGAGTCGCGGGATCCGCACGCCTGGCGAGGAGTCGGTGACGTCTGCGATGTTGGGTGAACTACAACCGAATCTGGCGCTGAGAACCGAGTTCTTGTCTTTGGCTCGTATGAAATGA
- a CDS encoding alpha/beta fold hydrolase, with product MVTERMLASGAEEPGDHPGSNGTPMWYRKAMEQPGESRFLNVDGAAIHSLHWGHRSGAKPLLLLLHGLRAHARWWDFLAPMFAPSYHVVAMDFSGMGDSARRESYDVSQFAREIIAVAQTYGAGAPVNAVGHSYGGGRLLRACYEQPSLFERAIAVDAHVYFRDDNLRMPPQPLGTKIYASADAAIARFRLTPEQPDTPNFLLTHVARHGLKHTDDGWRWKLDPAVTADGHTEIDGETLLSGISVPVDVVVGEQSKVVSQALAQRIATHLVNARGPITIPSGHHHLMLDQPIALVATINALLANQTHGAPHAR from the coding sequence ATGGTGACTGAACGCATGCTCGCCAGCGGAGCTGAGGAACCAGGCGATCACCCGGGTAGCAACGGCACGCCGATGTGGTACCGCAAGGCCATGGAGCAACCGGGGGAATCGCGTTTCCTCAATGTCGACGGCGCGGCTATTCACAGCCTTCATTGGGGGCATCGCTCGGGCGCGAAGCCATTGCTGTTGTTACTTCACGGCTTGCGGGCCCACGCGCGCTGGTGGGATTTTCTTGCCCCTATGTTCGCGCCCAGCTATCACGTCGTTGCGATGGACTTCTCCGGCATGGGGGACAGCGCTCGGCGCGAGTCCTATGACGTATCGCAATTTGCCCGCGAAATCATCGCGGTCGCACAAACATACGGCGCCGGCGCTCCCGTCAACGCCGTGGGGCATAGCTACGGCGGCGGCCGATTGCTGCGTGCATGCTACGAGCAACCGTCATTGTTCGAACGGGCGATTGCGGTCGATGCACATGTGTACTTCCGCGACGACAACCTACGCATGCCACCCCAGCCCCTCGGCACGAAAATTTATGCGTCGGCGGACGCCGCGATTGCGCGCTTTCGTTTGACGCCAGAGCAACCGGATACGCCGAACTTCCTGCTGACGCACGTCGCGCGCCACGGCTTGAAACACACTGATGATGGCTGGCGCTGGAAGCTCGACCCAGCCGTGACAGCCGACGGCCACACGGAGATCGATGGCGAGACGCTACTGTCCGGGATTTCGGTACCGGTAGACGTTGTCGTTGGCGAGCAAAGCAAGGTCGTGTCCCAGGCACTGGCGCAACGGATTGCCACGCACCTCGTCAACGCCCGAGGACCGATCACGATCCCGTCGGGACACCACCATCTCATGCTCGATCAGCCGATTGCTCTGGTCGCTACGATAAACGCGCTGCTGGCCAATCAGACACACGGAGCACCCCATGCGCGTTGA
- a CDS encoding class I adenylate-forming enzyme family protein — protein sequence MRVEHRNADSFRAEGATLWQLVARRAALTPDAPILIDDNDQVWTFRTFARAAENVAAWLLTRGIVRQSVIAWQFPTDVRAVVLSVALARLGVVQSPLIPLYGPKEVAAILQRSAASHFILPRPDSQDAEQVARSAQVCRTLAPGPAIIELDRDAFAYDAPLTLPAPPTDARAARWIYYTSGTTSEPKGALHSDASLIAAGTAFAEALDVVPQDIAAIGFPYAHVGGSMNLVMLLTAGMSAVLIRRFAADTAVARLRRHGVTINCGSTVHYQTLLGEQRKAPGTPVAPSLRLLCGGGAPKPATLFHDIKREMGCLTTHSYGMTEAPLITAASPHHGDERLANTDGAPVDGMDIRIIGFDGRVADVDEEGEIRIKGPTVCLGYTDRALNRSAFDDEGYFRTGDVGKRRSDGHIVLTSRIKDVIIRKGENISAREIEDVLLSHPRVGAAAVIGLPDPERGERVCAVVELRNPALPLTLDAVIAWFSDAGVMRQKIPEQLEIVAQLPRNETFNKILKHKLREQFAHPCSEDESTCHRGTTA from the coding sequence ATGCGCGTTGAGCATCGCAACGCCGATTCGTTCCGCGCAGAAGGAGCAACACTTTGGCAGCTCGTGGCGCGACGCGCTGCCCTCACGCCCGACGCGCCGATACTGATCGACGACAACGACCAGGTGTGGACCTTTCGCACGTTCGCGCGGGCAGCCGAGAACGTAGCCGCGTGGTTACTGACCCGCGGAATCGTCCGGCAGTCGGTGATTGCATGGCAGTTTCCCACCGATGTCCGTGCCGTCGTACTGTCGGTGGCGCTCGCGCGTCTGGGCGTAGTCCAAAGTCCGCTGATCCCTCTCTACGGGCCCAAGGAAGTCGCCGCCATCCTGCAACGCAGCGCCGCGTCGCACTTTATCTTGCCTCGCCCCGACTCGCAGGACGCCGAGCAAGTGGCACGCTCGGCGCAAGTGTGTCGCACGCTTGCGCCGGGGCCGGCGATCATCGAGCTTGACAGGGATGCCTTCGCATACGACGCGCCGCTCACCTTACCCGCTCCGCCTACCGACGCTCGGGCAGCGCGTTGGATCTACTACACCTCGGGCACCACATCGGAGCCCAAGGGCGCGCTGCACAGCGACGCCAGCCTGATCGCGGCGGGAACCGCTTTTGCAGAGGCACTCGACGTCGTCCCTCAGGACATTGCCGCCATCGGCTTTCCGTATGCGCACGTCGGCGGATCGATGAATCTTGTCATGCTGCTAACGGCGGGCATGTCCGCCGTGCTGATACGGCGCTTCGCCGCAGACACGGCAGTCGCGCGCTTGCGCCGTCATGGCGTCACGATCAACTGCGGCAGCACTGTGCACTACCAGACATTGCTCGGCGAACAGCGCAAGGCGCCGGGAACACCGGTGGCCCCGAGCCTGCGTCTGCTTTGCGGCGGTGGGGCGCCCAAGCCGGCCACCTTGTTCCACGACATCAAGCGCGAAATGGGCTGTCTGACCACCCACAGTTATGGGATGACCGAAGCCCCCTTGATCACTGCGGCATCACCGCACCACGGTGATGAACGATTGGCAAACACCGACGGCGCACCGGTCGATGGCATGGACATCCGGATTATCGGCTTCGACGGCAGGGTTGCCGACGTCGACGAGGAAGGCGAAATCCGGATCAAGGGTCCGACGGTCTGTCTCGGATACACCGACCGCGCCCTGAATCGCAGCGCATTCGATGATGAGGGCTATTTCCGTACCGGTGACGTGGGCAAGCGCCGATCGGACGGCCATATCGTACTCACGAGCCGCATCAAGGATGTGATCATTCGCAAGGGCGAGAATATCTCCGCGCGCGAAATCGAAGACGTACTTCTCTCCCACCCGCGAGTCGGTGCAGCCGCGGTCATCGGTCTGCCCGACCCGGAGCGCGGGGAACGCGTCTGTGCCGTCGTGGAACTGCGCAACCCGGCGTTGCCGCTCACGCTCGATGCCGTGATCGCGTGGTTTTCGGACGCCGGCGTGATGCGTCAAAAGATCCCCGAGCAACTGGAAATCGTCGCGCAGTTGCCACGCAATGAAACCTTTAACAAGATTCTCAAACACAAGTTGCGTGAGCAGTTTGCTCACCCTTGCTCCGAGGATGAATCAACCTGCCACAGAGGGACAACAGCATGA
- a CDS encoding SDR family NAD(P)-dependent oxidoreductase: MTDAGYRLDDKVAFITAGANGLGEAAAMAIARFGGKIAFLDIDRDNGERVERALQATGTQALFVEANVLDTEAINDAVERTVKTFGHIDILVNNAGGVRKGDFLSQPEKSWRKHIDMNLVSMLAATQTVAHVMIGAKRGGTIINISSSEGLRAAPGYAVYAACKAGMVSFTRSMALELAPHDIRTHVLAPDMIATAGLRRFVERAEPAENAARDRYIPMGRMGRVEEFGNVIAFLASDMASYLNGVLIPVDGGTIASSGWTRNVHGDDWALFHG; this comes from the coding sequence ATGACGGATGCCGGGTATCGACTCGATGACAAAGTCGCCTTTATCACCGCCGGCGCGAATGGTCTCGGTGAAGCCGCCGCGATGGCCATCGCTCGCTTCGGTGGAAAAATCGCCTTCCTCGATATCGATCGGGATAATGGCGAGCGTGTCGAGAGGGCGCTTCAGGCTACCGGGACTCAAGCGCTTTTCGTCGAAGCCAATGTACTCGACACCGAAGCCATCAACGACGCCGTCGAACGCACGGTAAAGACCTTCGGGCACATTGATATCCTGGTCAATAATGCTGGTGGCGTACGAAAAGGCGACTTCCTGTCTCAGCCGGAGAAAAGCTGGCGCAAGCATATCGACATGAACCTGGTCAGCATGCTGGCCGCGACACAGACGGTCGCGCACGTCATGATCGGCGCCAAGCGAGGCGGCACCATCATCAATATCTCCAGCAGCGAAGGACTTCGCGCCGCCCCCGGGTATGCCGTCTATGCGGCCTGCAAGGCAGGCATGGTGAGCTTCACCCGCTCCATGGCGCTTGAGCTGGCGCCTCACGACATACGCACCCATGTCCTCGCCCCGGACATGATCGCAACGGCCGGCTTGCGCCGTTTCGTGGAGCGTGCGGAACCTGCGGAGAACGCCGCTCGCGACCGCTATATCCCCATGGGACGCATGGGACGCGTCGAAGAGTTCGGCAATGTCATCGCGTTTCTGGCCTCGGACATGGCGTCATATCTCAATGGCGTTCTGATCCCCGTGGATGGGGGCACGATTGCGTCCTCCGGCTGGACGCGCAACGTGCACGGCGACGACTGGGCGCTATTTCACGGCTGA
- a CDS encoding phosphotransferase family protein encodes MPLSDFDGLLAWEPLQAWIAQQALPGRGPVTECVRLTGGSQNNLFLLSRTDARFVLRRPPRHLRANSNETMVREARVLAALRDSDVPHPRLYAVCDDPDVIGATFYVMAPLDGFTPMGALPGNYATSDEWRHAMGFSMVDAAAALGRIEPDQVGLTDFGKADGWLERQVSRWRTQLESYRDTPGYPGTSLPDIDTVGDWLERHRPKTCRIGVIHGDFQFANVMFSRERPELIGLVDWELSTLGDPLLDLGWLLSSWTEPGDPQVGGRTPAVTPWAGFPTRDALVRRYGELSGRSMTDMPWYAVLACFKLACLLEGSYSRACAGKASMEMGLFLHNYATWLMARARQLCE; translated from the coding sequence ATGCCTCTATCCGATTTTGACGGACTGCTCGCCTGGGAGCCACTTCAGGCCTGGATTGCCCAGCAAGCGCTTCCTGGCCGTGGACCGGTGACTGAATGCGTGCGATTGACGGGTGGCTCGCAGAATAACCTTTTCCTGCTGTCGCGCACCGACGCACGCTTCGTGTTGCGGCGTCCACCCCGACATTTACGTGCCAACAGCAACGAAACCATGGTGCGCGAAGCTCGGGTGTTGGCGGCACTGCGCGACAGCGACGTTCCACATCCGCGCCTGTATGCCGTGTGCGACGATCCCGACGTCATTGGCGCAACGTTCTACGTGATGGCGCCCCTTGATGGCTTTACGCCCATGGGGGCACTGCCCGGGAACTACGCAACGTCTGACGAGTGGCGTCATGCGATGGGGTTTTCGATGGTAGATGCCGCCGCCGCGCTGGGTCGGATCGAGCCAGACCAGGTAGGTTTGACGGATTTCGGCAAGGCTGATGGCTGGCTCGAACGTCAAGTGTCTCGCTGGCGTACACAGCTTGAGAGCTATCGTGACACGCCGGGATATCCGGGAACGTCACTGCCAGACATCGACACGGTGGGCGACTGGCTGGAGCGCCATAGACCCAAGACGTGTCGCATCGGCGTGATTCACGGTGACTTCCAGTTTGCGAATGTCATGTTTTCACGTGAACGTCCCGAATTGATCGGTCTTGTCGATTGGGAGCTCTCCACACTCGGTGACCCGTTGCTGGATCTCGGGTGGCTTCTGAGCAGTTGGACCGAACCGGGCGATCCTCAGGTGGGCGGTCGCACACCGGCGGTGACGCCATGGGCCGGGTTCCCCACGCGCGACGCTTTGGTGCGCAGGTACGGCGAACTCAGTGGGCGCAGCATGACAGACATGCCGTGGTACGCCGTGCTGGCTTGTTTCAAGCTTGCGTGCCTGCTGGAAGGAAGTTATTCCCGTGCGTGCGCTGGCAAGGCGTCGATGGAGATGGGATTGTTTCTTCACAACTACGCGACCTGGCTGATGGCCAGGGCGCGTCAGCTATGTGAGTGA
- a CDS encoding acyl-CoA dehydrogenase family protein has translation MLSTVRAHERFARVPPPESSTPGRRGDIAMWDFSTDPEFQEKLDWMAAFVKEECEPLDRLYPGMGAPYDITNHKARALVRPLMEKVKAQALWACHLGPELGGQGYGQVKLALMNEILGRSQWAPIVFGTAAPDTGNAEIIAMFGTQAQKDRYLKPLLEGEIVSCYSMTEPQGGADPGQFQCRAVRDGDEWVITGEKWFSSNARYAEFLIVMCVTDPDVPIYRGASMFLVPRATPGVNILRNTGVFGEPESDYSHGYIRYEGVRVPADALLGGEGQGFAVAQARLGGGRVHHAMRTVGQCRMALEMLCERAVSRHTKGSALADKQLVQAYVADSWIELQQLRLQVMHTAWLIDQGHDYKSNQVPIAGIKVAMAKVMHDIVQRTIQVHGALGLSDEMPLAQMWIHAMMMGVVDGPTEVHKLTIAKHLLRNAKPAPGLFPSAHLPPRIAAAREKYAGRY, from the coding sequence ATGCTGTCAACTGTGAGGGCGCACGAACGCTTTGCCCGCGTGCCTCCTCCTGAATCATCAACGCCAGGAAGGCGAGGGGACATTGCAATGTGGGATTTTTCGACGGACCCGGAGTTTCAAGAAAAATTGGATTGGATGGCTGCGTTCGTGAAGGAAGAGTGCGAGCCGCTGGATCGTCTTTATCCGGGCATGGGCGCACCGTATGACATTACCAATCACAAGGCCCGGGCGCTGGTGCGTCCCCTTATGGAAAAGGTCAAGGCGCAAGCGCTTTGGGCTTGCCACTTGGGGCCCGAACTCGGCGGTCAGGGATATGGGCAGGTCAAGCTGGCACTCATGAATGAAATTCTCGGCCGCTCTCAGTGGGCGCCGATTGTGTTCGGGACCGCAGCGCCAGATACGGGAAATGCCGAAATCATCGCAATGTTTGGTACGCAGGCACAGAAGGATCGCTATCTGAAGCCTTTGCTGGAAGGCGAGATCGTGTCGTGTTACAGCATGACCGAACCTCAGGGAGGAGCCGATCCCGGTCAGTTCCAGTGCCGCGCCGTTCGCGATGGTGACGAGTGGGTCATTACGGGAGAAAAATGGTTTTCGTCGAACGCCCGCTATGCGGAGTTTCTGATCGTGATGTGCGTGACGGATCCCGATGTTCCGATTTATCGGGGAGCATCGATGTTCCTGGTGCCCAGAGCGACGCCCGGGGTGAATATCCTGCGTAATACCGGTGTGTTCGGTGAGCCGGAGAGCGATTACTCGCACGGCTACATTCGTTATGAAGGGGTGAGGGTGCCGGCAGATGCCCTGCTGGGCGGTGAGGGACAGGGCTTTGCTGTCGCGCAGGCGCGGTTGGGGGGCGGGCGGGTGCATCACGCCATGCGTACCGTCGGGCAGTGCCGCATGGCATTGGAGATGTTGTGCGAGCGGGCAGTGTCGCGTCATACCAAAGGCTCGGCACTTGCTGACAAACAACTGGTGCAGGCGTATGTCGCGGATTCCTGGATTGAACTCCAGCAATTGCGATTGCAGGTCATGCACACGGCATGGTTGATTGATCAAGGCCACGATTACAAGTCCAACCAGGTGCCGATCGCCGGTATCAAGGTGGCCATGGCAAAGGTCATGCATGACATCGTGCAGCGCACGATCCAGGTTCACGGAGCGCTTGGCCTGTCCGACGAAATGCCGCTCGCCCAGATGTGGATCCATGCCATGATGATGGGCGTTGTCGACGGGCCGACGGAAGTTCACAAACTGACCATCGCCAAGCATCTGCTGCGTAATGCCAAGCCGGCACCGGGACTGTTTCCCAGCGCGCACCTGCCACCGCGTATCGCGGCAGCGCGCGAAAAATACGCGGGGCGTTATTGA
- a CDS encoding SDR family NAD(P)-dependent oxidoreductase yields MQGQGTALVTGASRGLGRAISLELARRGYDVIACVRDLASANGLVEQAEHLSGTIRLQKLDMAALGEFRVPDNLRILINNAGYRGPYLPIEETSMDEWRRTFETNFFGLIDLTRRAIPALRNARDGIICNIGSMGAYMPMPFYTTYRASKLALTAISEGLRIELAPFGIRVIEIPIGGVDTDMLRTSIANRPPEAIDYERYRPMAEQHAAMPAQIRSRVISADDAARNVVDQLEVAGPLKRACDPNAQIQLAELSTSTEESRAQALFARFGAAPA; encoded by the coding sequence ATGCAAGGACAGGGAACAGCACTTGTCACAGGGGCGAGCCGGGGACTCGGCAGAGCCATCAGTCTTGAATTGGCCCGACGTGGCTACGATGTGATTGCCTGTGTGCGCGACTTGGCATCGGCAAATGGACTGGTGGAGCAAGCAGAACATCTATCAGGAACAATCCGGCTGCAAAAGCTCGACATGGCAGCACTGGGCGAATTCCGCGTGCCCGACAATTTACGCATCCTGATCAATAACGCAGGGTATCGAGGGCCGTATCTACCGATCGAAGAAACCTCGATGGACGAATGGCGCAGGACCTTCGAGACCAACTTTTTTGGTTTGATCGACCTGACACGTCGCGCCATCCCGGCACTGCGAAACGCCCGCGACGGCATCATATGCAACATCGGATCCATGGGCGCCTATATGCCCATGCCTTTCTATACAACCTACCGCGCCAGCAAGCTTGCGCTGACGGCGATATCGGAAGGCTTGCGAATCGAACTCGCCCCTTTTGGCATACGCGTCATCGAAATCCCTATTGGCGGTGTCGACACCGACATGCTGCGCACCAGCATTGCCAACCGTCCGCCCGAGGCCATCGATTACGAACGCTATCGCCCCATGGCAGAGCAGCATGCCGCCATGCCGGCACAGATTCGCAGCCGTGTGATCTCGGCCGACGATGCCGCACGCAATGTCGTCGATCAACTGGAAGTGGCGGGGCCGCTCAAACGGGCTTGCGATCCCAATGCGCAAATACAGCTTGCCGAGCTGTCCACATCGACGGAAGAATCCCGGGCTCAGGCCCTGTTCGCCCGCTTCGGGGCAGCGCCTGCCTGA